The DNA segment CCTCCAGTTCAAGCAAAGGGGAAAGGTATCACTGCGAGGCGGTCCGGCCCGGTTTAGTTCAGGTCCGCGCGTGAGAAGCGATCGCTCCGACATATTGTGCTCTCGTCTCGCTCTTCCTGTGTTTCAGGTGAGCCGCCAGTCGGTGCGCTGGCTGCCGCACACGAGGTGACAGCTTCTGACAATGTAATTGTCTGCTGTGGACAAGGCGATGAAGGCTTGAGCAGATACTGGGTTTCCCATCTGGAAATTATTCATAACTCATGCAGGGTGGTGGCATTAGACTGGAAATTGGAAATGTAAGTCCGGATACATGAATTTAGCCACAAATACCATTATAGTTAAATATCTGTAAGGCATTCAGCTGTTAAAACGTTGCCCTACACTGATTTCAGCCCAGCTGTGATGTAATAATCTAATTATTAATCTTTGTTAGGTGTTAAATCTCGCTCCTCGTATATTttcaaatcaataaaataagGTCTTGACACAAAAGAAGGAATGTGAGATTGATGGCTGCAGGAAAAGAGACGATGGctgaaaagagagaggagagatttCGCATGAACCGGCACGCTCCATTTGATCGCACCTTCTGCCGTGCACATGTTGCGGCAAGCGTTCAGAGAAACGCATCCTCTCCTGAATGGAAATTCCTGCACTCCAGCCACAGCTGCACAACGACACTTCAGATGGCCGAGCTCTCCCCTCCTGCatctcccccccttccctggaATTAGCCCAAACCACAATGGCATCACATCAAAAAAGAGGCCGGCAGAATCAGACTTTATTATCTGACGCTGCGGAGATATCtgtgcagacaggaagaaggGGGCACGGGGCCCTTTGGCTCCTTTGCCATGTCGACCtgcattttattattaaacacacacacgcacatacacacggTCTTAAAATATCTGCTCAAGCCTCAGCAAATCAGTCAAAGGTAAAACTTGACATGCTTAagattttctgccattttaagCAAAGAGTTTCTTGTGATGTTTCACGGAAACGCTCATTTTTGCTGCAGAAAGACCGAAAAGTTAGCTGAgaccaaaagaaagaaagtttctGCACAGAAAGAAAGAGTCAAACTTTCTATTGGATCGGGTTCGGGGTGGGGAATTCACTTCAAAGTGAATCCGACAACAGTGGTCGTCTGTCTCATTTACGTTTTCAAACACACGGCAAATGTAAAAACTCCCAATTTTTTAAGGGTGTGTAATTACAGGGAGAGAATGGGCGACTATAAATACCACCATCATTACTCGTCCCTCCTGAAGAACATGATCCATACTGAAGGATAATTAAGGCGAAACATTTCTGATCCTCCAACAGGCTGCACTGAGAATGCGtatgcagcatgtgtgtgtgtgtgtgtgtgtgttcgtgtgtgtgttctattcTGGTAGATGTGGCTCTGCACCAATCCTCCACTCAGAGTGGCTTTAATTATTTTGCAGAGTCATTAATGGAACAGGAATACACAAGTGCacgcgcctgtgtgtgttcttatatTTGCTCCATATTGAGTAgaaaaatactcattctactagcaaagtgaggacattttgaccggtcctcacaacttcaaaggactgtcggagggttaagacatggtttaaAGGTTGAAGTTGGAATTGGGTTTTGGTTAGTGTTTGGGTAAGTGTTAAGGTGAGGGGATTGTGTTGTTTAGGGTAGGGATCTAGTTAATGCACTGTCTTAACAAAGATAtaagtacaagtgtgtgtgtgtgtgtgtgattgtgtgtgtgtgtgtgtgtgtgtgtgcacattggAGCCTGTCAATGCCCTTTAAACAACaacagacacagagaaacaTCTTTGATCTACCAACATGTAGCAAACAAGACAATAATGAACCTCCATGTTCAGCTGAGGGCTCTCAAAATAGAGCATCTCAGTCAGGATATCTGAGATTTGAGGATAATATTTCTAGATTAGGCCGGCTAATTAGTGCCCCAATATTTGGCACGGTGCTTTGAGAGGGGGATCCAAATAGGCATATTGTCCTCACCGTGGTGGAGTGAAAGAGCTCCTGTGTTCTTCACTCAGAGTCAGAAAGAATGTTCGAGTGagacatggaggtgggggggggggggggcaaaaagtTTACTCCGGCGTTCCCCCCGCCTCACCTTGttatctttctctctttcttagCCGATCAAAACCCAAGAATGTTGCTTTGAGTGGCCGACATGAAagggaggcaggaaaacacGAGCCATAGCCTCGGTTTATTTCCAGGGTGTCTCTGTGCCACGCCAGCTTTTTCTGTCAGTGGGGGTCTGCTGGGGTTGTCAGGTTTTGCGAGGTTGTTGCTGAACAGGCAGcgagtcagccagccagccagccagccagccagccagccatccatccaaccaGTTGTCATGCAAGTACCAGGTTTGTGTTGCTATTTGTGTTGGAGCGTAGCTGTGCCGGGAGcctctgttttccttttgcAACCGAATCATCCAAACCTCTTCCTGTGGCAGGAATCGTGTCCTACAGTCATCTGAGGCGACTGGAATGAAGAAAGTCTGTGAGCTGGCCTTCCATCCCCTCCACCGCCTTTGGGCTGCTGAAACAGGGAGGGCAGTCGGCTGGGTTCAATGGTGGCCCAGTGTtgccggcgccgccgccaccttGTTAttgcttgttgttgtttcccCTCAGAAGGCCAAAGAGGCTTTTGTGCCGTCGACCGACCAGCGCCGCGCTCGTGAGGCTAGATAAATGGATTAGAGGGCCACAGATATGGGCGGGCATCTTCGGGGaaagacaacagagatgttgaatGGAGGCgcaggaaaggggggggggggggggttgtggtggtggtggttggggggggtaGGGGTTTGTAAAGAACAGGAAGAGGCAAAGACATTGGTGCTGTTGGACTACGAGGGGGTCGAGTCTGTTGCAAGAAAAGCCTGCTTCTGCCAAAAGAGACAAGACAGTGATAAACTTTCCTCCCTTTGCAGTCAGCTGCCCCCccaaccctcacacacacacacacacacacacacactcactctaaAATGAATGGACAGCCACGGTGTGACACGTCTCAGTTGCAGGGGGAAGACGGCTCTTGTTCCCCAACAAAGAGGCGCTGGTGTGATGGCGCGGCCCGTGACAGAATGCTAAATTGTTTCAGGGTCAACAACTTATTGTCCGCACATGAGTCATGATTTACATGTCCCTGAGAAGGCGTCAGCGCTCCTGCACTAAATTCTCCTTCCTTTCTGCTAATAACCACCTGTATCATGCCTTTAAACTCTTTTTAAAGctatgaataataataattggcCTATTACCATGTTACAGCTTATGCAGTGTTTAAATGAGCACACATTATTGTGTCTTTACCTCTGGAATCCCACAGAGCATTATTGTTAGCactatatttacatttaattcatttttcagctcttttattatttcatggtcctccccccccccccccccccccccccccccgcatgtGGCATGTGGGGAAGAAAATGGCTGCAAGTGACAGCCTAATTATCAGCTGCAGCCCCGCTCATTACGCATTAGACAATTCGCTGTACATCCACTCGCTAAATGAATAATTTTGTATATAATATTATGGCCCGCAGCGAGCTAAACTCACGCTGCTCCACTACAAAAGGAATAAACGGGACACCGAGAGGTTATTTAATTTTTAGCCCCCCAAAAGCCAGCTCATGAGAGGATGTCATGCAAATACGGAGCGCCGGAGAGAGGAGGGCGGTTCGGAATCTACGCACCTGCCTTTTTAACCTCGTTCTGACTTAATATTAGAATCATTAATGACTTTTAGCTCAACTGGAATTGACACGTTTTCATGCGTCTTAATGGAAACGATATTTTAATGCAACCATTTATCAGTAATATTTTTTCCTCAAAAAGagactgtattttatttaaaaatatatgtgaGCGCAGACAAATTAAAAATATGAGCATGTTCCAGTCGTGATGTAAATTTGTGACCCCGTTCCCGCCCACAGAACCTTTGGCGACCTTTGTTAATTTTTGCTCCGCTGCGTGACTGTTTAGCGGATGGCTGACACGGATTGGTGCGCGCAGACTTCTCCCTCTGCCACACAAAATCAGCCGGTGGTCAATGTTTACccagcatttaaaaataaaatttaaaaaaatccaccCTTTTGCCCTTTGCACGTTGCATCAATTTTTGCAAAATGGTGCCTTAATTTAGTCCCAAAATTAACCGCGGCATTTCTCTCAACAATATAATATAGGTGTGTATTTATCCTGTGAATAATCTCGTTTAACTATGTTTCATTCTTCTATTAATTCCGGTTGGATTGTAGTGGTGTAAATCAAGCTGTAAAGTACACAGCAGGCTCTATTGTACGTGATAATACAGTTATCTTAACAATATTTCCATGTGATTTATGGCTCCACGGTGAGTAGAAGTCGTTTTCCACCCCCCGCAGCAGCACAGCGGCCTATAGAGGTCGCTGTGATATTGCAGAACAGACAGGCTCCGTTCAGGCTGCCCAGTTTGGAATACTTCACCCAGTAGAACATCTCATTTTGCATTTTACTGCTATTTAAAACAGAAGACCGAAAtcatgtgacaaatgttttcttttgttacGATTCATGTCACGGTTTCAAAAATTAGAAGCTTCCTGTTGAAACGAACAACAACGCgattacattaaaaatgaattaaaggAGATCAAATTATGAAAATAACAATTGCTGTGAATTCGAAATAAAGAGGTGAAAAATATATCCATGTGATCACAGATAATTATGCTGTCTTTTTTCCTGATGATGATTAAATTCTATTCGACTGCATGTTGTAAATCAATATTTGCTTTTGGTCTGCGAATGTGAAGCAAAAAAGCCCCCTTTTTATAAGCAAATGATCATTATCAGCATCAGAACAGACACAGACCCCCCAAAAACAGCGACCCCGACAGTGGGATCCCcttccttcttctcccccctccacctaGAAacgaccaaaaaaaaaaaaaaaaaaaaaaaaaattaataatttaTCTCGGAATCGACTTCTTTCTCTGACAGATTAGATTTTAACCATTTGATTTTGTTTGGACTGGGCGTTTCCATATTATTACTTAATGACCTtcccagctgctcctgtccATTTTCTGTCACCAGCAACCATCTGGACACTTATTAGCACCTCAATGCGTCCACGCTGCTTCCCTCCCGAACTGGAATAAAATTAAGGGGGCTTACACACAGCCAAGCTGTATTTCTGCCCCCCTCTTACCCCTGTTCAAGctcatataataataataataataataataataataataataataataataataataataataataataatgcgcCGCGAAAACTGATTTTCTATAATTTCTTTAGTTTATTAGGCAAAATATACGATCTGGACAAATTCATTCAACGCTTCCTATATACAAATTTAAATCACTTGGTATTTACATTAAAGAAACGACACCAAAAAACACAAGAGTAGAGACAATAATAATtatcataataataaaaataattataataaagtaAAAAGCCTAGGAAAATGTCCCAGCCTGTCTGGCCAAAGTGGAGAAAGACAGAGTAACATTATAGGCGCGATTATAGGCTACACAACAATAGAGggaatcatccatccatccacaggaTATTAACAAATGACGCCATTTGTTCTGACTCTGAATGCTACGCTGCATTATTATTTCTCATTGTCCGTTTAGGAAGTGTAAAGTCCTTTTTCTCGCCCCTATTTTTTTAAGCacgaaaaaaaagggggaaaaaaagtcttgATCAAGCCGAGGAGAGAGCAGTGAGAACCCGCTGCGTGGCGTCCTGCGGGCTCCGagagctggagagcagagaggatcTGGAATAATACAGAAATATCATAGATAAATACTCCCGCCGTGTTTGGACAGCGGGTTTCAATCAGGCATCTCAGAAAGTCCGGACTGTTTGGATTTGAAACAGATTGCAGTCTGACCCCCTCGTTCTCTCTGATAATacttattataattattataattaataaaaacaatgcCAATAAAAATAAGATGATTGAATTTTGCCCCtgcgtgatttttttttaaatggttgttACCTTTGTGTGCTATTTATAATTTATCCAACATCGTGTAGGAAATGTTTGAAAATGGTTTTCTAATGCTCCAAGCAGAGGGAaacttttcccccctcttcgGTGAGAGTGCTCCCCTGGGCTCCGGGGCTCCCAGGGGTCTTTAGGGAAAGCACACAGCCCAGACAGAGTCCGTTTTACTCTGTGACTTGATAAGTAGCCACACTCTCCCCAGAGGGGAGGAATTAAAGGGGGAGTGGGATGGGAGTCAAGACCCCTGTCACCCGCAAAACAAActgtcttttcatttttactttgtggttttattatttaaattttCATTCATAGTGGGGGAAACCCGCGATGCGTGAAAAGGAAATTTCGTTCAATTAAACCTCTTCAGGTGTTTGATTTTATTCTTTCCCCGTAAACACAGCATtttacagcagctacagaagtgAACGTGGAATCATCCGGCATGGCTCTGAGTTCTACTTTAACAACCTTCAATAATTAAAATCACCTCCCAGCGTGTTTGCAgccaaaagaaaaagcagagcGACAGAAAAGGTGTCTTACCTGTCGTGGATGGGTCTGAAGGGGGACTTCAGGGTCTGTGAGGGAGGCGAATCGGATCTGACACCATTTTCGTGCTCTAAAAAACCACAAcgaaataaacatttaaaacaaaagcatgAGTTGCATTTTTtcgaatttattttatttgtttcgcGTAAAACTGAGTGTATGTGAGGAAATAATGGGTTCCAGTGCAGCCTGGAAGGAGCGTGCGCGCTGTTTTGCTATTGAATTATGCACGTTAAAGAAGCAAATATAAGATTAACGCGACACAATCGAAGCCGTGTTTGTTGTGGCAAACGCTCCCTGTGCTTGTGGCGGGTTTTGCGCGTGCCCGTGCGCCACCAGAGCTCTCACCTATGTGCTTTGGACTGTGCGTCTCTGGCGAGGCCTTGCTGTCGACGCTgagcgctgcagcagctgctacCGGGGACACCACCACCGAagtcggctgctgctgctgggtcggCAGGTGGTGgccgtggtggtggtgatggtggtggtggtgctggtttaCTCCCAGAAACGACCTCACGTTCAGCAGAGAGTTCTGGCCCAGGAAAGCGCCGTTCGTCCAGTTGTGGAACTTCCCGATCTGGCATGTGTAAAGTCCGTGGCTGGGCAGGAAGGCCGGATGGGCCTGGATCTGGTGAGGAGGCGCCGACGAGTGCGTGGTGGACGCCGGGTTGCAGGGGGACGTCGGTTTCTGGGACGAACTGTCGGGGGACGTCGCGGTTTCTGCTAACGACCAGATTTTGGGCTTGATGCTGGATGGTAGCGGAAAGTTTCCGGGTCTGTCGGGGGACAGAACTCGGGTGTTGTTGTTGCCGTCCGGGTTCTCTTTACTCCCTGGGTGAACTGAAATTGCGCTCTTCGATTTGTCAAAGGCCTCGTGGGCCTGCAGGGCGAAGGCCCGTCTTCTCTCCAAGCTGTCCAACTCCGCGCCCCCCACCGCGCCCCCCCTGTGCTCCCTGCTGCCCTCCGTTGACttatcgtcgtcgtcgtcgttgCTCTGATCCCCGTCGTTGTCGTCGATCTTGTCGATATCGATGCTCTCCAGATCGATCTCTTCCTCGTCTT comes from the Takifugu rubripes chromosome 7, fTakRub1.2, whole genome shotgun sequence genome and includes:
- the irx1a gene encoding iroquois-class homeodomain protein IRX-1a; this encodes MSFPQLGYPQYLSASQAVYGSDRPGVLTPSSRGGSTEIGGSPSATAAAVTSVLGMYASPYAHNYSAFLPYTSADLALFSQMGSQYELKDSPGVHPASFAAHTAPAFYPYGQFQYGDPARPKNATRESTSTLKAWLNEHRKNPYPTKGEKIMLAIITKMTLTQVSTWFANARRRLKKENKMTWGGRSKDGEDGNLFGSGDEAEKNEDEEEIDLESIDIDKIDDNDGDQSNDDDDDKSTEGSREHRGGAVGGAELDSLERRRAFALQAHEAFDKSKSAISVHPGSKENPDGNNNTRVLSPDRPGNFPLPSSIKPKIWSLAETATSPDSSSQKPTSPCNPASTTHSSAPPHQIQAHPAFLPSHGLYTCQIGKFHNWTNGAFLGQNSLLNVRSFLGVNQHHHHHHHHHGHHLPTQQQQPTSVVVSPVAAAAALSVDSKASPETHSPKHIEHENGVRSDSPPSQTLKSPFRPIHDRSSLLSSSRSPQDATQRVLTALSSA